The stretch of DNA GCGAGTACCACCTTCTTCTCCCAGCCAATGTAAGGGTGAAATATCTTTTGCATTGTCCGCTTTACGTCCATTGCAATAGACTTGCTCTGTATAGGTCTTACGCAACAAAGCACGTAAATCCTCTTCAGGGATGTCATCGCAATACAAGCTTAATACTTCGTATGCCAGGTCTGCGTAAGACAAGCTTCGCCATGAATCTAATTGTGCTGGGCTCACTTGTGGGTATTCCACTGGCAAGTACAAGCCTCCGTCTGGGGCTAAGCCGCCAAGCAGAATTTCTAGGAAGGATTGCTGTGGGCTATTGCCCCGAGTAGATTGGTAACGCATGTTTTGTAATCAATCTTTTCTATGACAAATTTTCTAAACGGATCTTAATAACCTCACCCGCTACTGTTTTCAGATTCTGAATTTCACGAATAGCTGCCAACATATGCTTTTCTTTAGTCTCGTGCGTCAGCGCTACAAGATCAGTTTGACTTTCGCCTTCATCTGCCTCTTTTTGCAATAGAGCATCAATCGAAATATTGTGGGAAGCTAAGATCTTGGTAATGTCAGCCAACACTCCGGCCTGATCAGCTACGCGTAATCGCAGATAGTAGCTGGTAGTAATTTCACCTATTGGCAAGACGGCAATATCACGCACTGCATCTGGCTGGAAGGCTAAATAAGGAACGCGATGCTCAGGGCTTGCACTGTGTAAACGGGCAATGTCTACCAGGTCAGCAATCACTGCTGAGGCAGTTGGCTCTGAGCCAGCACCCTTGCCGTAGTACAAAGTGGTACCTACCGCATCACCAAACACTTGCACCGCATTCATCGCACCCTCAACGTTTGCAATTAAACGCTTGGTTGGGATGAGTGTGGGATGCACCCGTAGCTCTACACCTGTTGAAGTTTTCTTAGCGATACCTAGTAACTTAATGCGGTAACCCAGCTGTTCGGCATATTTAATGTCGATCGCATCTAACTTCGTAATGCCTTCCACATGTGCTTTTTCAAATTGCATAGGAATACCAAAAGCAATCGCACTCATGATGGTCGCTTTGTGAGCAGCATCTACACCTTCAATGTCAAAAGTGGGATCTGCCTCTGCATAACCTAGGCGCTGAGCCTCTTTAAGGACAGTTGCAAAATCTAAGCCTTTGTCACGCATCTCTGACAAAATAAAGTTGGTAGTGCCGTTAATGATGCCGGCAATCCACTCGATGCGATTTGCAGTGAGGCCTTCGCGTAGCGATTTAATGATCGGAATTCCGCCAGCCACTGCCGCTTCAAATGCCACCATTACACCCTTTGCATGCGCTGCTTTAAAAATAGCATTACCGTGAACGGCAATCAGGGCCTTATTCGCCGTAACGACATGCTTGCCTGCTGCAATCGCTTCAAGCACCAAGTCTTTGGCAATACCGTAGCCGCCGATAAGCTCTACAACAATGTCTATTTCAGGATTATTAATGACTGCACGCGCATCACTGACTACTTGAGCGTGGTCCTGAACCAATTCTTTTGCGCGCTCGACATTGAGATCGGCAACCGTATGGATTCGGATACCGCGACCTGCACGACGCACGATTTCCTCTTGATTGCGTTCCAATACTGTAAATACGCCAGCACCTACAGTGCCAATGCCTAATAGGCCTACTTGAATCGGTTTCATAACGCCTTTGATACTGTTGAGTTAGCTACTTTGCGGCTATGTTTTTGACGATAACGCTCCAGAAAACGTGCAAGACGACCTATCGCCTCTTTAAGTACATCCTCATGGGGCAAGAACACTAAACGGAAATGATCTGGTTTGCCCCAGTTAAATCCGGAACCTTGCACCAGCAACACTTTTTCTTCTTTAAGTAAGTCCGCAATAAATTGCTGGTCATCTTCAATTGGATACATTTGCGAATCAAGCTTAGGGAATAAATACAGGGCAGACTTTGGCTTCACACAAGTGACGCCGGGTATTTCGGTAATGAGCTTCCAGGCAAGATCACGCTGCTTCGCTAAGCGACCACCTTCAGCCACCAAATCATTAATGCTTTGATAGCCACCTAAAGCCGTTTGAATCGCATACTGGCCAGGAACGTTGGCACAAAGGCGCATAGATGAGAGCATATTCAGGCCCTCAACATAGTCACGAATCATTTCTTTATCACCGGAGACAACCATCCAACCAGCGCGATAGCCGCAGGAGCGGTAGTTTTTGGATAAGCCATTAAAGGTGATGGTGACAACATCGGTAGATAACGACGCTAGGGAAACATGCTTCTCTTGGTCATACAACATCTTGTCGTAAATCTCATCAGCGAACAGAATCAAATCATGCTCACGAGCAATTTCCGTGATTTCTTTTAAAACCTCAGTAGAGTAAATGGCGCCCGTTGGATTGTTAGGATTAATCACCACAATCGCTTTAGTGCGAGGCGTAATTCTCTTGCGCAGATCGGCTAAATCTGGCGCCCAATCTTTTGACTCATCACAGAGATAGTGAACCGGTGTGCCGCCAGATAAGCTTACTGCGGCAGTCCATAAAGGGTAGTCAGGGGCTGGCACCAACACTTCATCGCCATTGTTAAGCAAGGCATTCATTGCTAAAACGATTAATTCAGAAACTCCATTGCCGGTATAGATGTCGTCCAAAGTGACGCCTCGAATCCCTTTTTCTTGGCAATAATGCATGATTGCCTTGCGAGCAGCAAAAATTCCCTTGGAATCGGAGTAGGCTGAGGCATTACCCAAATTACGAATCATGTCCAACTGAATCTCTTCAGGGGGATCAAAGCCAAAAACACCTACATTGCCGATGTTTAATTTAATGATCTTATGACCCTCTTCCTCCATACGCTGAGCAAGCTCCAGCACAGGTCCACGGATGTCATAACAGACATGATTGAGTTTTTCGGACTTAAGGATCGGTTTCACAGTAAATTCAGAGTTAAGTTCTTGAAATCTAGGAAAAAACAGCTGGCTATAATCCCTTAATTATGACAGAGAGTCCCTTATGAAGCTTCAATCAGACCCCCATTCTGGTATTAATACTATTACCGGTTACGGTGATGGCTATGTAGAGATCAATAAGACCCCATACAGCCATGCGGTTTTAGTCAGCTCAGGCGGGGGCATATTGGATTGGCCGGTCACTACGTTTGATGACCTCACTGCAACTGATTTCTCTCAAATGGCTAGTTTGAAGCCCGAATTAATCCTCATCGGCACCGGTAAACGCCAGCGCTTTCCTAAGCCAGAGCTCCTAAAAACACTTATTGATGCCAAAATTGGTTTTGAAGTGATGGATTCTCAGGCAGCCTGCCGAACCTACAACATCTTGGTAGGTGAAAGCCGCCAAGTGCTGTTGGCGCTAATTGTGGAAGCCGACTAATGCAATTTGGCCAAAGTAGGCAGTCTGCCGCCTTCAATCCAGCAACCCTCTTGATTCTGGTTCTGATCTACGGCTTGCTATGGTTCGGAACCCTTAATTTTCGCCACCTCATCCCCTCTGATGAGGGCCGTTATGCTGAAATTGCTCGAGAGATGCTCGTGACGGGCGATTGGGTTACCCCTAGGTACAACGGCTACAAGTATTTTGAGAAACCCCCCCTCCAAATTTGGGCTACTGCCGCCGCATTCAATCTTTTTGGAATCGGCGACTGGCAAGCTCGACTTTGGACTGCATTAACTGGTTTTCTCACCATCCTATTTGTCGGTTTTACGGGTGCCCGCATCTTTAGCCCTCGGGCGGGCTACTTAGCGGCACTCGTACTGGCATCTAGCCCAATGTGGGTCATCAGCGGTCATGTGAATTCTTTGGATATGGGGCTTTCAGCGTTTTTGGTCGCCGCTTTATGCAGTCTTTTATTGGCTCAAACTTCCGCGCATCAGCACGCTCGTCGAAATTGGATGTGGGCTTGTTGGGCATTTATGGCCCTAGCAACGCTATCTAAGGGGGTAATTGGCGTAGCTATCCCAGGCATGGTTTTTGTCTTCTACTCCGTTACGGCATGGGACTGGAAAATTTGGGAACGCCTTCATATTGTTAGCGGGACATTACTGTTTCTCGTGATTACTGCACCTTGGTTTGTATTGATTGCGCAACGCAATCCCGAGTTTTTAGAGTTCTTTTTTATTCATGAGCACCTGCAGCGCTTTACGCAAACTGCACACAGCAGAACTGGCCCGATCTACTATTTTCTCCCCTTACTTCTACTGGGATTTTTGCCGTGGATAGCCCAAATTCCTGGGTCCATTAAGCAGGCATGGCAAGAGCGCAATCGCGAGTTTTCTAGCGCCTGGTTGTTAACTTGCTGGTTTGTTGTCATTCTTGGATTCTTTAGTATTTCTCAATCCAAGCTTCCCGGTTACATCATCCCCATTTTCCCAGCCCTAGCCCTTTTAGTAGGCAACAGCTTAGATCGCCGCTTGGAGCTTAACAAAGGGCTCGGGCTACCTTGGCAAGTGCAAACCCTGTGCTTTGTTGTTCTGGGCGGTGTTGGATTTTTCTTCTTAGGTGAAGTTGGTAGACAAGCCAGACCTGATGAAGTTGAGTCATACGCTCAATACACCTACTGGGTTATTGCGGCACTGATCACGCTAATGTCATTTAGTTTGCTGGCATTCGCGCAAAGTAAGCGTAATAGCTTGGCCAGCATCAGCAGTTTTGCAAGTGGCTTTTTCTTGTGCGCTCTTATTGCGGGTACGGGACACGAAACTCTGGGGCGCGCTGTCTCTGGGATCGACTTAGTTAAGCAGGTGAAAGCAGGCATCCCTGAAAATACTAATTTTTATTCCGTCAGAATCCTCGATCACACGGTACCTTTTTATTTAGGCAAGACCATGATCATGGTGGAGTTTTCAGATGAGCTTACATTTGGCGTGCAACAGCAACCCGATTTATGGATGCCAACACTGGCATCATTTATTGAGCGATGGAAAGAAGACGTAACAGCGTATGCATTGATGGTTCCCGAGCAATATACGGAATTGCAAAAGCTCAATGTGCCGATGCAAGAGGTGGGTAGAGACTCGCGACGAGTGATTGTGAAGCATCCTGAAGCTGTTAACCCTGCTCCATAATTCAATCTGAAAGCCCGCCATGTCGAGTCACGAAAAAACACTTCCCATTACTCCCTTCATCCCCTTTACTAGGCCGCATTTCAACCAAGAGACGATCGATGCCGTTGCTGAGGTACTACGCTCAGGCTGGGTTACTTCTGGCCCTAAATTAGCGGAGTTTGAAGCAGCCTTGAGTGACTACTTTGGCGGGCGTCCCGTACGTTGCTTCGCCAATGGCACGGCCACGATGAAAATTGCACTACAGGTAGCCGGTATTGGGCCGGGTGATGAAGTCATCACTACCCCAATCTCCTGGGTTGCCACCTCAAATGTGATTCTCAGTGTTGGGGCAACGCCAGTATTTGTAGATATTGACCCCGTGACCCGCAATATTGATTTGAATAAGGTAGAACAGGCGATAACCCCCCAAACACGTGCCATCATGCCAGTCTATTTGTCAGGGCTGCCCGTTGATATGGATCAACTGTATAGCCTTGCAAAAACGCATCAGCTACGGGTGATTGAAGATGCAGCGCAAGCATTTGGATCGCAATGGCATGGACAGAAAATCGGGAGTATCGGTGATCTGGTGAGCTTTAGTTTTCAGGCGAATAAGAACTTATCGACTATTGAGGGAGGTTGCCTCGTATTTAATAACACTGAAGAAGCCAAGCTCGCCGAGAAGTTTCGATTACAGGGTCTTACTCGCCATGGTATCGACGCAATGGATGTAGACGTGCTGGGCGGTAAAGATAACCTCACTGACGTTAACGCCGTGATTGGCCTACATCAACTTTTAGAGCTTCCCAAATTTCAAGCAAGAAGAGGTGCGCTAGCCCGCCAATATTTTGATGCGATTCGCAGTGAACTCAAAGCTGCTGGTTTGGAGAACCTCCCCTTAGAATTGCCGGTAGAAAACTTTGGCGATACGAACTGGCATATGTTTCAGGTCGTGTTGCCGCTAGAGCAACTACAAGTGGATCGCGCACAAGTGATGACGGAGCTGAAAGACCTTGGTATCGGTACCGGCGTTCATTACCCAGCCATTACTGGATTTACGCTCTACAACAATCTAGGTTATCAACTTAGCGATACTCCGATTGCGCAGCGTATCGGTCGCTCCATTTTGACCCTACCCCTCTTCCCTGGAATGGCTGATGAAGATATCGGTCGCATCGCCGTTGCCCTGGTAGGCATTTTGAAGAAATATACAAATAAGTAAGCGCTGGAAGTGAGTTCTGAGACGGCGAATTCTTCAGAATTGAGTGGAAATACTAAGATCAGGCAAAATTAGGGGATGACTGCAAATTTAGCGACCCAAGTGAGCAATCCCGTACTGAGCATTGTGATCCCCGTATATAACGAGGAGGATGGCTTACAAGCACTCTTTGACCGCCTATATCCCGCCCTAGATA from Polynucleobacter sp. TUM22923 encodes:
- a CDS encoding DegT/DnrJ/EryC1/StrS aminotransferase family protein, with the protein product MSSHEKTLPITPFIPFTRPHFNQETIDAVAEVLRSGWVTSGPKLAEFEAALSDYFGGRPVRCFANGTATMKIALQVAGIGPGDEVITTPISWVATSNVILSVGATPVFVDIDPVTRNIDLNKVEQAITPQTRAIMPVYLSGLPVDMDQLYSLAKTHQLRVIEDAAQAFGSQWHGQKIGSIGDLVSFSFQANKNLSTIEGGCLVFNNTEEAKLAEKFRLQGLTRHGIDAMDVDVLGGKDNLTDVNAVIGLHQLLELPKFQARRGALARQYFDAIRSELKAAGLENLPLELPVENFGDTNWHMFQVVLPLEQLQVDRAQVMTELKDLGIGTGVHYPAITGFTLYNNLGYQLSDTPIAQRIGRSILTLPLFPGMADEDIGRIAVALVGILKKYTNK
- a CDS encoding glycosyltransferase family 39 protein, producing the protein MQFGQSRQSAAFNPATLLILVLIYGLLWFGTLNFRHLIPSDEGRYAEIAREMLVTGDWVTPRYNGYKYFEKPPLQIWATAAAFNLFGIGDWQARLWTALTGFLTILFVGFTGARIFSPRAGYLAALVLASSPMWVISGHVNSLDMGLSAFLVAALCSLLLAQTSAHQHARRNWMWACWAFMALATLSKGVIGVAIPGMVFVFYSVTAWDWKIWERLHIVSGTLLFLVITAPWFVLIAQRNPEFLEFFFIHEHLQRFTQTAHSRTGPIYYFLPLLLLGFLPWIAQIPGSIKQAWQERNREFSSAWLLTCWFVVILGFFSISQSKLPGYIIPIFPALALLVGNSLDRRLELNKGLGLPWQVQTLCFVVLGGVGFFFLGEVGRQARPDEVESYAQYTYWVIAALITLMSFSLLAFAQSKRNSLASISSFASGFFLCALIAGTGHETLGRAVSGIDLVKQVKAGIPENTNFYSVRILDHTVPFYLGKTMIMVEFSDELTFGVQQQPDLWMPTLASFIERWKEDVTAYALMVPEQYTELQKLNVPMQEVGRDSRRVIVKHPEAVNPAP
- a CDS encoding homoserine dehydrogenase; its protein translation is MKPIQVGLLGIGTVGAGVFTVLERNQEEIVRRAGRGIRIHTVADLNVERAKELVQDHAQVVSDARAVINNPEIDIVVELIGGYGIAKDLVLEAIAAGKHVVTANKALIAVHGNAIFKAAHAKGVMVAFEAAVAGGIPIIKSLREGLTANRIEWIAGIINGTTNFILSEMRDKGLDFATVLKEAQRLGYAEADPTFDIEGVDAAHKATIMSAIAFGIPMQFEKAHVEGITKLDAIDIKYAEQLGYRIKLLGIAKKTSTGVELRVHPTLIPTKRLIANVEGAMNAVQVFGDAVGTTLYYGKGAGSEPTASAVIADLVDIARLHSASPEHRVPYLAFQPDAVRDIAVLPIGEITTSYYLRLRVADQAGVLADITKILASHNISIDALLQKEADEGESQTDLVALTHETKEKHMLAAIREIQNLKTVAGEVIKIRLENLS
- a CDS encoding pyridoxal phosphate-dependent aminotransferase; amino-acid sequence: MKPILKSEKLNHVCYDIRGPVLELAQRMEEEGHKIIKLNIGNVGVFGFDPPEEIQLDMIRNLGNASAYSDSKGIFAARKAIMHYCQEKGIRGVTLDDIYTGNGVSELIVLAMNALLNNGDEVLVPAPDYPLWTAAVSLSGGTPVHYLCDESKDWAPDLADLRKRITPRTKAIVVINPNNPTGAIYSTEVLKEITEIAREHDLILFADEIYDKMLYDQEKHVSLASLSTDVVTITFNGLSKNYRSCGYRAGWMVVSGDKEMIRDYVEGLNMLSSMRLCANVPGQYAIQTALGGYQSINDLVAEGGRLAKQRDLAWKLITEIPGVTCVKPKSALYLFPKLDSQMYPIEDDQQFIADLLKEEKVLLVQGSGFNWGKPDHFRLVFLPHEDVLKEAIGRLARFLERYRQKHSRKVANSTVSKAL
- a CDS encoding Mth938-like domain-containing protein yields the protein MKLQSDPHSGINTITGYGDGYVEINKTPYSHAVLVSSGGGILDWPVTTFDDLTATDFSQMASLKPELILIGTGKRQRFPKPELLKTLIDAKIGFEVMDSQAACRTYNILVGESRQVLLALIVEAD